ATGTAAATGGATGTTTGGTAGTGTTGTGACCTTCGACCCTGGCTGACCCCCCCTGTTTCCTGAACCAGATGCTGCTCCTGTGGACTACACTCTTCCCAACCTAAACAAAGTAATCCTCCACTAAACAAGATGGATATTGTATCACCAACCTAGTAAATACCAGAGAGCCAAACACACAAAGCTGCCCTCTTTTCATCTCTCTGACTGGAaacaacaggcaaaaaaatcATTTCCTTTAGTTTTGTCCAGAGTGAGCAAGCACATAACAATTTGAATCTAACACTGTTTTACATGAATTTTCCCCCCAATGTTACAACTAAAATAGCCCTCTCGGttcttaaaaataaacttttacacTATATGGTAAAATGTGAGATGGGATCACTTATCCCATGCAAATCTATATGGCCAATATCTACAGATACCCCCACAATTTACTATAGTTGATTCTTAAAAAGAGAACAGTTAGTGGAGATTATAGCACACACAGTGATCCGAAGTTGGATGATGGATGAGCAGTTGGCTTGTTTAAATGATGGATTggtgaaaggaaagaaagacctCATCCTGGATCAttattgctgtgttttctcattttgaaGACCTTTCTAGCACAAACAGCATCAACACCAGGATCCTAGCAAAGTCTTCCTTTTGCACTCCCCAGCCGTGTAGAGGCATGTTATGCTTAAGCGGGTGAATTAAATCTCTTTCGTTAAAGAACTTTTGCGTGATACACACCGATTCTTAGGAATAAACAAGACATGACACCTGCACACGTGCCAGCGTTATATCTGTTGTGTGCGCCCGTTTCTACTAATTTATTTAGTCTGGTTTTTTATTCCAGTCTCAGTTTGATTTTCTCTCCTGTTCAACTACAAACTTATGTTTTTAATTCTCATGTCTTGTGTGTCATTTTGCTATGTGAACTTCTTcatgtgtcttttttccccgTTTTGCTTGGAAAGGAAAACGGGGGAAATGCCTTGATCAGCCTTTGACTTTTCGATTCCTCCCTCACTGCTAGGAGCCTAATTAAATTAAGCTCTTCTTTCGTGTTCTGCTTTTcacttcattttatattttgatgtCTATTTTGCAATCATAATAATCAGGCAATCATGAGAAATAGCACCTTAAGCTGCCTTTCCCAGCTCTGGCTTTGCAATGAGGGCTGTGCTGATAGTTGCCGAGATACTCCCGCCCCTCGACTCACGTAATTCATCTTGTTGACCAATCCCGTCGTTCCCCCAAAAAAGTTTACGCCATGCAGCCTATAAGAACTGCTTAAGTATCTCAAGTAACAGAAAAGACTTGTCTTTCCCGTAACCCATTTATGGATTCGTTGGTGCCTTCAAAGCCTGGTAGAGCCACAGGTGGACTAACTCTTTGACTTCATGAGAGGGAAATAATTTTGGGGGGACACTTTCTGGCCGCCATCGACCCAGGTGGAGATGTCTGAGGAAAATCTGGGGGAAGAATCGGGCAGCTCCCCAGTCTCTCCTGTGGACAGCCTGAGCAACAGCGAGGGGGAGCTGGACAGACAGCCGAAGAGAtgtgggaggaagaggagaccgAGCAGGAAAAATGGGGAGGACTCAGATAGCCCGACCCCTGGGAAAAGAGGGAAGaagtccagcagcagcagcccccAGTCTTTCGAGGAGCTCCAATCGCAGCGGGTCATGGCCAACGTCCGGGAGCGACAGAGGACCCAGTCTCTGAACGAGGCTTTCGCGGCTCTGCGGAAAATTATCCCCACTTTACCTTCGGACAAACTCAGCAAAATACAGACCCTAAAACTTGCAGCCAGATACATCGACTTCCTCTGCCAGGTGCTGCAGAGCGACGAGCTGGACTCCAAAATGTCAAGCTGCAGTTATGTGGCTCACGAGAGGCTGAGCTACGCCTTCTCTGTGTGGAGGATGGAGGGCGCTTGGTCCATGTCAACATCTCACTAGCACCTGGAGAAATCATGCCCAAAATGGTACGCTTGGCTTTTTTCAACTAAAACTGCATgactggaaaataaataaatagactgTTTTATGGCTGCACAGTACAGTGGTGTAATTCAACCTAAGCAGCTTTACTTTGTACACTTTTCCTTGTGTCTTTCTGCAGAGTTTCGTGACTTAGCGAATGCCTTATTTTACCTACAGGTGACTGCTGAATCTACTACTCACATTCTGAAAAGGGACAATCTGGAGTCCAATGCTGGATACATGGGATCGCCTAACGACATCAGAATTTTGTGCAGAGGCCCGAAAGGGACTCACAGCCGTGTGTGTTAGCTCCATACACCCCAATTCTGGTGTGTTTTCGTGCTGTTGACGACGAATGTTTAAAATTTCgccttttttaaatgcatgccTTTGGGCTTTATTTCTGTGGAGGTCAAAGTGCATTATTGAAgtctcagtttttttgttttttgtttttctcgtttttgtgtgtgtgcgagagagagggagccTGTAATGTGTGGCTCACATTACAGGCTGACTTTGTGGATCTAAcctgtgcaaaaaaaaatatttttcagaatgcatttatttatttattgatgaaaCGTGTTGGAGAATAGATCCTGTGTCTGAAATAAATACGTTCCTATTTTTTATTATcgttttttcagttttgtaaatgtttgtatataactttttttgcattaaagaaAGACGATGAAAGCTGCTTGCATTTGACTTCCCCCCTTCTTTTTACCCAGCGTGCTTGCCAGTGAGGAGGGCGAAACTACTGCCAAGTAAAGCACGCTTACATTTGATAGTCAACAtaaattacatctgaaataaatTAGCTTTCATACATCACGTGGAGGGTGATTGTATTTGCATATCCATCAATTTAATGGTAAAACCTCCCACTGTTGCCAGCTAAGAAAAACAGATGGCGTTATTACTGGCATGGATAGAAGTGTtggatatatgttttttttaaattattattatttgttgcacatccaaaaagaaaatacatttttttaaatcatagttTGGTACGCTTCTCACATATAACTAAACTATTTAAGGAAAGATTGAGGTCAACTcgtgatttaaaagacagaAACGTTTTTATTGCAGCACAGTGTGTGCTGTTAAAAAAGCGCCAGTCAATCTAAaattgcgttttaattaaaacattttttgaaagcCCCGTGCAGTCTCcagtttctctctcactctctctttctccggCTTTGTTTACAGTTGGATTAAGGCCTGTGCTTGAAACTCGCCATTATAAGTAAATGAGTTACACTGAGGTCAGATGAGCCCGCTGCTGGACTCCTGCTACAGTCTCCTTTCTGCCAGCAGCTGAACTTCAGCAGAAGTTCACTTCAGGGGTTATAGGATTTCAGAAATTCTTTAGAAATTGTCGTCAGTTACAAAGGACGTGCCTTATGAGATCATaactgaggggaaaaaatcgattcaCGTCTGTAATTGCACATATTACATCAGCGGTAATTTAGCGACTTCCCCACGTTGTATAGCCTTGAAATGTATTCCTGCGCATTGTCACTAAATAAATCTTTCACAGTGCTATCGTGCTGTGATTGATCTCGGTGATCTGGG
The DNA window shown above is from Astatotilapia calliptera chromosome 11, fAstCal1.2, whole genome shotgun sequence and carries:
- the twist1b gene encoding twist-related protein 1b — translated: MSEENLGEESGSSPVSPVDSLSNSEGELDRQPKRCGRKRRPSRKNGEDSDSPTPGKRGKKSSSSSPQSFEELQSQRVMANVRERQRTQSLNEAFAALRKIIPTLPSDKLSKIQTLKLAARYIDFLCQVLQSDELDSKMSSCSYVAHERLSYAFSVWRMEGAWSMSTSH